Genomic segment of Prosthecobacter debontii:
CCCGGAGGCTTTTAATTAACCCCGGGGCTTGTTTGAAAACACGCCACTCTTAGCCGAGCGGCGTTTTGTTATCCATCGGATCAATCCCCAGCCAAGAGGCGCTCCCAGAGCAGATCGTTCATCAGCACCTTGGTGACGAAGTCACGGCTGCTCGTCGCAGTGGGAGCAGGGCTCTCCGCCAGCAGTGGCAGATCGATGGTGAACCGAGCGCCCTGATCGGCTGTATTTTCTGCCTGAATGTGCCCACCATGGTGGAAGACGAGGAAGTAAACCGCCATGAGATTCAGACCAAAGTCAGGCCCGGTTTCCGCATGCATAGCAAACGGATCGAACACGGAGCGGAGTGAACTTTGAGGCAAGCCTGGACCGTTGTCTTGAACCACGAACTGAATGGACACCGGCTTATCAGCGAAGCGCTGGGCGCGAGCAGACACTGCAATGCGAGAACCTGCAGGGAGAACATCGACTTCATCTTGGAGGAGAAGCTGAAACATGCGCTCGAAGCGACGGCCATCGGAAGAGATTTCAGGCAAATCATCTCCAACATCCAAATCTAGCCTCATGCCTTTGGCTTCCAAGGCAGGCATCAGGGATGACACGACGGACAGCAGGGCTTCCTTCGGATTGACTTGAGATTCGGCCTTGGCGGAGTCCGTTAAACTCGCACCATCCAATTGACCGATGAGTTCGGAAATCCGGCCGGCTTGACGCAGAACCTGCGAGTGGAAATCTTGCCAGAACGAAGGATTCTGAAGACGATCCATGTCCACCGCTTCCTCACGCAGCTTGCTCGGGGTGAGATTGAGAAAGGTCTGAACCGCTTCCAACGGATTGCGCAGGTGCTGGCATAGGCCACTGGCAAGCACGCCGAGACTGATCACACGATCTGTAATCACCATATTCTGCAGCACGCTCAGCTTTTCACGCAGGAGGTCATCCCGCTCACGCTGGAGCAAGAAGAACTCCATCGCTCGGCGCAGGGTATTGCGCATGTCTTCGACCTGAAGAGGCTTGGAGACATAGCGGAAGACGTTTCCCAGGTTGACCGCATCCACCGTGACCCCGAAGTCAGCAAAGGCCGTGATCATCATTCGGACGATCTTAGGGCGGATCTGGCGTGCCCGCTCCAAGAGCTGAACGCCTTTCTGACCCGGCATGCGCTGGTCAGTGAGCAACACACCGATTTCATCCCCACGGGATTCAATCAGCTTTAATCCGTCGTTGGCATTGGTCGCAGTGATGATGCGAAACTCTCCGCCGAAAGTCTTCTCAAAGTATTTGAGCGCCATTTCTTCATCATCCACGTAAAGGATCGCGTAGCGTTTATAGTCGTAGAGGTTTTGCATGAGGGGACGATTAGGCGTTTAGGGCTTAGGCTTCGAGTATGGGAGGGGTAACAGGAATTTCCAAAACAAATTCACAGAACTCACCAGGATTGCTTTCAAGCAAAATCCGGCCACCATGCTCAGCGATAATCTGGTGACAGATGGAGAGTCCCAGGCCCATGCCTGCCCCCACATCCTTGGTGGTGAAAAACGGATCAAAGATGTTATTGCGGATGCCTTCGGGGATGCCAGGGCCATTATCGCGGATGTGCAGAGAGATATAATCTCCCTTCTCAACGGCCCAGATCTTGAGGGCGCGCTGTTGCCCCTCTGGGTATTGTTTTTCCGCCATCGCATCCAGAGCATTTTGAATCAAATTGATGAGTACTTGGATGAATTGGTTCTGGTCTCCATGAGCCTCCACATAGGCAGGAAGGTCCGTATTCACATCCACACCTTCTTTAAAGGCGTGTGAGAAAAAGCGCAAGGTTGTCTCGACAGCTTGAGCGAGATTGAATGAAGCCGCCACTTGGCTGGAGTTACGCGAGAATCCGCGCAAATCACTAATGATGCGTGCCACACGGTCCACCCCGTTTTCGATATCGCCCAGCGTTTCGACGAAGTCTGGGCGATCTGACTCTGCCAGCTTCCCTGTCGTGTCCCGGAGAACGAAGAGTGCTTGTTTCGCGTAGTTAAGCGGATTGTTAATCTCGTGGATCAGGCCAGCGCTCAGGCGTCCCAGAGACGCCAGTTTCTCATTTCGGACGAGTAGGGCTTCCGTCTCCTTCACTTGCTCCAGAGCAGCTTCCAAGCGCTGCTTCTGAACTGCCAACTCGCGTTGATAAAGGTGCGAATCCGTGAGGTTTTTCAGACGGACGGAAAGCTCTGTCAGCGAGAAAGGTTTGCCGAGGAAGTCGCTGGCACCCGCAGTAAGACAGTCGATTTTCGTCTTCTCATCAGCCCGTGCGGTGAGTAACACCACGGGGATGTTTTTCGTCGAAGTGCGCTCGCGGAGTTCCCGACACACCTGAAGGCCGTCTTTCTCAGGCATCATCATGTCAGACAGGATGATATCTGGCAGGAATTGAGCCGCTTTCTCGACAGCCTGATAGCCATCGACAGCTTCGATAATTTCGAAACTCTCAGAGAGCTGGGTGCGCAGAAAACGTAGCATATCAGGCTCATCATCAGCGATGAGGAGCTTCGGTTTCTTGCTGCGTTTACCGATCGAGACTTCGACAGGCCGGAGAGTAGCCTGGAGAGAAGTCATCGCCGGGAACAACTCGGCCCGGCGATACAGATCACTGATCCATTCTTTTTGCTCGGCAGGAGCCATGTCATGACCATCCGTCTCTGGCGGAGCTTCAGCCTCGTCTTCGGCTTCTTGGAAGGGCAGCAGGACCGACATGGTCGTCCCTTTGCCTCGCTCACTTTCCACGGAGACACTACCGCCATGAGCTTCCGCAATCTCTTTGACCAGCGATAGGCCGATCCCCATACCCTGATACTTGCGCTGAGAGGAGGTATCAGCTTGCCAAAAACGACTGAAGATATTGGGGAGATCTTCTGGAGCGATGCCCACACCGGAATCGCGGACATCCAAACGCAGCCACTCACCATCTTTCCGAGCCGTCAGATTTACCGAACCGCCCGATGGGGTAAATTTCAAGGCATTGAACAAGAGATTCAGACAGATGCGCTCAAGCTTCTCTGAATCCGCCATGATTCGGCCGAGCCCTGAATCACAATCCACGCTCAGATGAATCCGCTTATCTTTGGCCACACCACCAGCAGCATTCCCTAACCCACGCACAAACT
This window contains:
- a CDS encoding hybrid sensor histidine kinase/response regulator; this encodes MQNLYDYKRYAILYVDDEEMALKYFEKTFGGEFRIITATNANDGLKLIESRGDEIGVLLTDQRMPGQKGVQLLERARQIRPKIVRMMITAFADFGVTVDAVNLGNVFRYVSKPLQVEDMRNTLRRAMEFFLLQRERDDLLREKLSVLQNMVITDRVISLGVLASGLCQHLRNPLEAVQTFLNLTPSKLREEAVDMDRLQNPSFWQDFHSQVLRQAGRISELIGQLDGASLTDSAKAESQVNPKEALLSVVSSLMPALEAKGMRLDLDVGDDLPEISSDGRRFERMFQLLLQDEVDVLPAGSRIAVSARAQRFADKPVSIQFVVQDNGPGLPQSSLRSVFDPFAMHAETGPDFGLNLMAVYFLVFHHGGHIQAENTADQGARFTIDLPLLAESPAPTATSSRDFVTKVLMNDLLWERLLAGD
- a CDS encoding ATP-binding protein produces the protein MTAVSSPASSAETLSAPELMRQFQDYERGIRVKNYRMCGVLACIFMLGGSTLDWVVYQEEGVKQFFPFRVVTVVILIIIRMVLGTEFGRHWHRVFGLAMAAPLMGSIAWMIYVREGFASPYYAGLNLVMLGAAILMRWPLAESIAVVLMTILMYLAACFAHGPIEKPSIFYNNLYFLFVTGVFTAAGTWFYNNIRLTEFELRQRLDSSREKLQDANDRLADSYGQLEQSKTQLEDSNAKLEENNKKLRELDEAKSRFFANVSHELRTPLTLLLAPIETLKTRGPHMVEQERDDLLATMHNNAMRLLKLINDLLDLVRLESGTIQIRKAPVALEEFVRGLGNAAGGVAKDKRIHLSVDCDSGLGRIMADSEKLERICLNLLFNALKFTPSGGSVNLTARKDGEWLRLDVRDSGVGIAPEDLPNIFSRFWQADTSSQRKYQGMGIGLSLVKEIAEAHGGSVSVESERGKGTTMSVLLPFQEAEDEAEAPPETDGHDMAPAEQKEWISDLYRRAELFPAMTSLQATLRPVEVSIGKRSKKPKLLIADDEPDMLRFLRTQLSESFEIIEAVDGYQAVEKAAQFLPDIILSDMMMPEKDGLQVCRELRERTSTKNIPVVLLTARADEKTKIDCLTAGASDFLGKPFSLTELSVRLKNLTDSHLYQRELAVQKQRLEAALEQVKETEALLVRNEKLASLGRLSAGLIHEINNPLNYAKQALFVLRDTTGKLAESDRPDFVETLGDIENGVDRVARIISDLRGFSRNSSQVAASFNLAQAVETTLRFFSHAFKEGVDVNTDLPAYVEAHGDQNQFIQVLINLIQNALDAMAEKQYPEGQQRALKIWAVEKGDYISLHIRDNGPGIPEGIRNNIFDPFFTTKDVGAGMGLGLSICHQIIAEHGGRILLESNPGEFCEFVLEIPVTPPILEA